A stretch of the Lactuca sativa cultivar Salinas chromosome 9, Lsat_Salinas_v11, whole genome shotgun sequence genome encodes the following:
- the LOC111905679 gene encoding S-type anion channel SLAH1, whose translation MLWKILSNTNKHSSRQSTTTATYMTTHDKHLPSPSPPPPPPPQIELVIDSTILKPDDHDGILIVIKGLVFPVLTRCHAGYFRITLSLCCQALLWKTLKDPPENAHAYRRMLGVFPSTAFLLLWSLSLLILASLSILYILRCALFSDMVKSEYLNHIGVNYLFAPSISWLLLLQSAPFFTPKTIYYLLLWWVFVVPIFVLDVKIYGQWFTKGKRILSTVANPASQLSVVGNFVGARAAAQMGWKESAMVMFALGMIHYLVVFVTLYQRMSENNCLPAMLRPVMFLFIAAPSMASLAWDSISGTFDFSSKMLFYLSLFLFLSLITRPNLFKKSMKKFNVVWWAYSYPLTVLALASTEYAQETKSSIAHLLMLLLSLLSVMVSIVLMVYTALNTNILLPPDDLYGPSVATMGPITISSVSSTVSSNSCLESSTS comes from the exons ATGTTGTGGAAAATACTCTCAAACACAAACAAGCATAGCAGCCGCCAGTCCACCACCACCGCAACATACATGACAACGCATGACAAACAtctaccatcaccatcaccaccaccaccgccaccaccacaaaTCGAGTTAGTCATCGATTCAACCATCCTCAAGCCAGATGACCACGACGGAATTTTGATCGTAATCAAAGGCCTGGTTTTTCCGGTGTTAACACGGTGTCATGCAGGCTACTTTCGCATCACCCTCTCCCTTTGCTGTCAAGCCCTTCTCTGGAAAACCCTCAAAGACCCGCCGGAAAACGCTCACGCTTACCGTAGAATGCTCGGTGTGTTTCCCTCCACCGCCTTCCTCCTCCTCTGGTCACTATCGCTGCTCATTCTAGCATCACTCTCTATCTTATACATCTTAAGATGCGCATTATTTTCCGATATGGTTAAAAGCGAATACCTGAATCATATCGGAGTTAACTACCTCTTTGCACCATCAATCTCATGGCTTCTTTTGCTTCAATCGGCGCCGTTTTTCACACCAAAAACGATATACTACCTTCTTCTTTGGTGGGTTTTCGTGGTTCCGATATTCGTTCTCGACGTGAAGATATACGGGCAGTGGTTCACGAAAGGGAAGCGTATTCTGTCGACGGTGGCAAACCCGGCGAGCCAGCTTTCGGTGGTCGGAAACTTCGTCGGAGCTCGTGCAGCGGCTCAGATGGGGTGGAAGGAGAGTGCTATGGTGATGTTTGCGTTAGGGATGATACATTATCTTGTGGTTTTCGTGACGCTTTATCAGAGAATGTCGGAAAACAACTGCCTTCCGGCGATGCTCCGGCCGGTTATGTTCTTGTTCATTGCAGCTCCGAGCATGGCGAGCTTAGCTTGGGACTCCATCTCCGGGACGTTTGACTTTTCGTCAAAGATGCTTTTTTATCTTTCTCTCTTTCTATTCTTGTCTCTG ATAACAAGACCAAATTTATTCAAGAAATCAATGAAGAAGTTCAATGTGGTATGGTGGGCATATTCATACCCATTAACAGTTTTGGCATTGGCTTCGACAGAATATGCACAAGAGACCAAGAGTAGCATTGCTCATTTGCTTATGCTTCTTCTTTCATTACTTTCGGTTATGGTTTCCATTGTTCTAATGGTCTATACAGCCCTCAACACAAACATTCTTTTGCCACCAGATGACTTGTATGGTCCAAGTGTTGCAACTATGGGTCCTATTACTATAAGTAGTGTAAGTTCTACTGTAAGTTCAAATTCGTGTTTGGAATCGTCTACTTCATGA